The following are encoded in a window of Armatimonas rosea genomic DNA:
- a CDS encoding dienelactone hydrolase family protein, with the protein MSQSYQDLGIYSELVGAAQRSRPLWPEARPGKTTQKKVREALAFAPGDEAPQDVRVEQRWERDGVSGELISWSVGYGPRTQAFYLRPAGSDGKKLPGVLALHHHGGFKLYGKEQIADGPEPVPESVAPSRGQYYGGRAYANELARKGFAVLVPDVFLWGSRKFPLETMTALHQGRGKKMAPEAGPAQLYNTTASFHEELVAKYATVLGISLAGVVSYEDRVAASYLTSRPDVNAKVLGCVGLSGGGLRAALLQATCPKIRAAVVVGMMSTFPGLLDHNIVSHTWLLYPPAWMPHGDYPDLVACRAPSPLLVQYDEADPLFTLEGMRAADTKIARHYASVGKPESYLGQFYPGGHKFDLPMQAAAFDWLAAQLGVR; encoded by the coding sequence ATGAGTCAGAGCTACCAAGACCTTGGGATCTACAGCGAGCTGGTGGGGGCGGCGCAGCGCTCCCGCCCGCTCTGGCCGGAGGCAAGGCCCGGCAAAACCACGCAGAAAAAAGTGCGCGAGGCGCTGGCGTTCGCGCCTGGTGACGAAGCCCCGCAAGACGTCCGCGTCGAGCAGCGCTGGGAGCGCGACGGTGTCTCGGGTGAGCTGATCTCCTGGTCGGTGGGCTACGGGCCGCGCACCCAGGCGTTCTACCTACGCCCGGCGGGCAGCGATGGCAAGAAGCTCCCTGGGGTTCTTGCCCTCCACCACCACGGGGGCTTCAAGCTCTACGGCAAGGAGCAGATCGCCGACGGCCCCGAGCCTGTCCCGGAGTCCGTGGCACCATCGCGCGGCCAGTACTACGGCGGCCGCGCCTACGCCAACGAGCTCGCCCGCAAGGGCTTCGCGGTGCTCGTCCCCGATGTCTTTCTCTGGGGGAGCCGCAAGTTCCCACTGGAGACCATGACCGCACTCCATCAGGGGCGCGGCAAGAAAATGGCCCCCGAGGCGGGCCCCGCACAGCTCTACAACACCACAGCCAGCTTCCACGAGGAGCTGGTCGCCAAGTACGCAACGGTTCTAGGGATTAGCCTCGCGGGCGTGGTCAGCTACGAAGATAGGGTCGCCGCGAGCTATCTCACCTCGCGCCCCGATGTGAATGCTAAGGTGCTGGGCTGTGTCGGGCTCTCGGGCGGGGGCCTGCGGGCCGCGCTGCTCCAGGCGACCTGTCCTAAGATTCGCGCAGCGGTGGTGGTCGGGATGATGAGCACCTTCCCCGGCCTGCTAGACCATAATATCGTCAGCCACACCTGGCTCCTCTACCCCCCTGCCTGGATGCCCCACGGCGACTACCCTGATCTCGTTGCGTGCCGGGCACCATCGCCGCTACTGGTCCAGTACGACGAAGCCGATCCGCTCTTTACGCTGGAGGGAATGCGCGCCGCCGACACCAAGATCGCGCGGCACTACGCATCGGTGGGGAAGCCGGAGAGCTATCTCGGGCAGTTCTATCCGGGTGGGCACAAGTTCGATCTTCCCATGCAAGCCGCCGCCTTCGACTGGCTCGCGGCCCAGCTTGGGGTACGATAG
- a CDS encoding Ig-like domain-containing protein — MKHNHFSSTDTKLELSRREAVLLLAGTGVVASGLLAGCGGSGAVATPTGTGRATLEIIWPELSVSRLIPVAASSITVSFSLSGTIVSTQTVARPSSGNTSTLSFTSLPPGALTVTATAYPTTTGTGVAQATATTTATIVADQNTTVSVTMASTISALSISPTSPALTTGSTTQLTMTALNASGSAVLTAASTVSWQSSNTAVATVDATGLVTGVSAGSATITVTESESGKSASTVATVSAPVASCHLIPTETDGPYPLYSVLSNAAMVRSSIAETKTGVPLTVELTLVSVNGSCGVIKNAYIYIWHCDKDGTYSGYSSTQNGNHLGETYCRGIQQTDSNGKVTFQTIYPGWYAGRITHVHFQVYLTSLSSTVTATSQFAFPQDVTQTVYASSLYAAHGQNTSVTSFSADNVFSDGTTYQMATLTGSVAAGYTAKLVIGVNA, encoded by the coding sequence ATGAAACACAACCACTTCTCATCAACAGATACAAAGCTTGAGCTCTCCCGCCGCGAGGCAGTTCTGCTCCTCGCAGGCACCGGGGTCGTCGCCTCGGGGTTACTCGCGGGCTGCGGTGGCTCAGGCGCAGTGGCGACACCTACAGGAACGGGCCGTGCGACTCTGGAGATTATCTGGCCAGAGCTCTCGGTCTCGCGCTTGATCCCTGTCGCGGCCAGTAGCATCACGGTCAGCTTCAGCCTCAGCGGCACGATCGTCTCCACCCAGACAGTCGCTCGACCCAGCTCGGGCAATACCAGCACGCTCAGCTTCACGAGCCTGCCGCCGGGAGCTCTCACGGTCACGGCCACGGCCTACCCCACCACAACCGGCACCGGGGTTGCCCAGGCGACCGCCACCACCACGGCCACGATTGTCGCCGACCAGAATACCACGGTCAGTGTCACCATGGCCTCGACCATTAGCGCGCTGAGCATCAGCCCGACCAGCCCCGCTCTCACCACGGGTAGCACGACCCAGCTCACCATGACAGCCCTCAACGCCAGTGGAAGCGCCGTTCTCACCGCTGCCTCCACCGTGAGCTGGCAGTCGTCGAATACGGCGGTCGCCACGGTAGACGCGACCGGGCTGGTCACGGGAGTGTCTGCTGGAAGCGCGACCATCACGGTCACCGAGTCCGAGTCGGGCAAGAGCGCCTCAACGGTCGCGACCGTGAGCGCCCCGGTGGCGAGCTGCCATCTGATCCCCACCGAGACCGACGGCCCCTACCCGCTCTACTCTGTGCTCAGCAACGCCGCCATGGTCCGCAGCAGTATCGCCGAGACCAAGACGGGGGTTCCCCTCACCGTGGAGCTGACCCTGGTGAGTGTCAATGGGAGCTGTGGCGTTATTAAGAATGCCTACATCTACATCTGGCACTGCGACAAAGACGGCACGTACTCGGGGTATAGCTCCACACAGAACGGCAACCACCTGGGCGAGACCTACTGCCGTGGCATCCAGCAGACCGACTCCAACGGGAAAGTGACCTTCCAGACGATCTACCCCGGCTGGTACGCGGGACGCATCACCCATGTCCACTTCCAGGTCTACCTGACCTCGCTCAGCAGCACGGTCACGGCCACCTCCCAGTTCGCCTTCCCTCAGGATGTCACCCAGACCGTCTACGCCTCGTCGCTCTACGCCGCCCACGGACAGAACACGTCGGTGACCAGCTTCTCCGCGGACAATGTCTTCAGCGACGGCACGACCTACCAGATGGCGACCCTCACAGGGAGTGTTGCGGCGGGCTACACTGCCAAGCTGGTGATTGGAGTCAACGCCTAA
- a CDS encoding Ig-like domain-containing protein, which yields MKRLSLLLCTLPLLGVATTLTGCGGASSLATVAAATGRATLSITWPEATRLIPTAANSITISFLQGTTVVNTQTVARPANGSSSTLSFETLPLGSLTVVASAYPNTDGTGVAQATASTTATIASGQTTAVSITMASTISSLSLTPTSPSVVAGQTVALAASALDASGSLVLTSASKLSWESSNPAVATVSSTGVVTGVAAGSATVTVTETESGKSASVGVTVNAPVSVALSPSSATISIRGTQSFSASVSGTTNQSVTWSVQESTGGSISSSGLYTAPSTAGTYHVIATSVADPSKSAIATVTVQAGGATVLVN from the coding sequence ATGAAACGACTCTCTCTTCTCCTCTGCACCCTCCCTCTGCTAGGCGTTGCGACGACTCTCACCGGTTGCGGTGGGGCATCGTCGCTGGCCACGGTCGCCGCCGCAACGGGCCGGGCAACGCTCTCGATCACCTGGCCTGAGGCGACGCGGCTCATTCCGACGGCGGCTAACAGCATCACGATAAGCTTCCTTCAGGGCACCACCGTGGTCAACACCCAGACGGTCGCACGGCCAGCAAACGGCAGTAGCAGCACACTAAGCTTTGAGACACTCCCGCTCGGTAGCCTGACGGTGGTGGCGAGTGCCTACCCCAACACCGATGGAACGGGCGTAGCGCAGGCGACCGCCTCAACCACCGCGACCATCGCCTCAGGGCAGACCACGGCGGTGAGCATCACCATGGCCTCGACTATTAGCTCGCTGAGTCTCACTCCCACCAGCCCGAGTGTGGTGGCGGGCCAGACTGTGGCGCTCGCAGCCTCCGCCCTCGATGCCAGCGGGAGCCTCGTGCTCACCAGCGCCTCCAAGCTCTCCTGGGAGTCGTCAAACCCTGCCGTCGCGACCGTAAGCTCGACAGGAGTCGTCACGGGAGTGGCAGCGGGCAGTGCCACCGTCACCGTGACGGAGACCGAGTCGGGCAAGTCCGCGAGCGTGGGCGTAACCGTCAACGCTCCGGTGAGTGTCGCGCTCTCCCCCAGCAGTGCGACCATCTCGATCCGGGGGACGCAGAGCTTCAGCGCGAGCGTGAGTGGCACGACCAACCAGAGCGTGACCTGGTCGGTGCAGGAGAGTACAGGCGGCTCTATTTCCTCGTCAGGTCTCTACACGGCTCCGAGCACGGCAGGGACCTACCACGTGATCGCCACCAGTGTCGCCGATCCCAGCAAGTCCGCCATCGCCACTGTCACGGTCCAGGCGGGCGGTGCGACCGTGCTGGTGAACTAG
- a CDS encoding immunoglobulin domain-containing protein, which yields MKKAFLSTLCLIALTAPLALVGCGGGGGDSTTVPTVTLQSSSQTAIAGGSVTLSATASDSTATYQWYKGDTALSGATSASLTISPTSTSDSGSYYVVASNSAGSATSSTITLTITPTTGGSSVTVD from the coding sequence ATGAAGAAAGCGTTTCTGAGCACACTCTGCCTTATTGCCCTGACCGCACCACTCGCTCTGGTCGGCTGCGGCGGAGGGGGCGGAGACAGCACCACGGTCCCCACGGTGACGCTACAGTCCAGCTCACAGACCGCCATTGCAGGAGGGAGTGTCACTCTCTCCGCAACTGCGTCGGATAGCACCGCCACCTACCAGTGGTACAAGGGCGACACGGCCCTCTCTGGAGCGACGAGCGCCAGCCTGACGATCAGCCCCACCAGCACCAGCGACTCCGGCAGCTACTATGTCGTGGCCTCCAACTCCGCAGGCTCGGCGACGAGTAGCACTATCACGCTTACCATCACTCCAACCACTGGGGGCAGCTCGGTCACGGTGGATTAA
- a CDS encoding response regulator transcription factor: MRVLVIEDDPAIASMLVAGLQDVPYTVDHASDGVRGLALLQEQDYHLIVLDVMLPDMSGWEVCERLRLRRNRTPVLMLSARNAVDDKIRGLDAGADDYLPKPFEFGELLARVRALLRRDRIHRTRTIQIADLRIDTAQRRVTRGEQEIGLSHREYELLEALASHEGVVLSRERIQETIWQNEGATSATVDVYIGLLRKKMDTGFAHKLIQTVHGAGYTLRAPHEEAV; the protein is encoded by the coding sequence ATGCGCGTTCTAGTTATAGAAGACGACCCCGCGATTGCGTCTATGCTGGTCGCAGGGCTCCAAGATGTCCCCTACACCGTGGATCATGCAAGCGATGGCGTCCGGGGGTTAGCGCTTTTGCAGGAGCAAGACTACCACCTGATCGTCCTGGATGTAATGCTCCCAGACATGAGCGGCTGGGAGGTCTGTGAGCGGCTCCGGCTCCGGCGCAACCGGACCCCCGTTCTGATGCTCAGTGCCCGCAACGCGGTCGATGACAAGATCCGGGGGCTCGATGCCGGGGCCGACGACTACCTGCCCAAGCCCTTTGAGTTTGGTGAGCTGCTCGCGCGGGTGCGGGCACTCCTGCGCCGGGATCGTATCCACCGCACGCGCACCATCCAGATCGCCGATCTACGGATCGACACTGCCCAGCGCCGGGTCACCCGTGGCGAGCAGGAGATCGGGCTAAGCCACCGGGAGTACGAGCTTCTGGAGGCGCTCGCCAGCCATGAGGGGGTGGTGCTCAGCCGGGAGCGCATCCAGGAGACGATCTGGCAGAACGAGGGAGCCACCTCCGCCACGGTCGATGTCTATATCGGCTTGCTCCGCAAGAAGATGGACACGGGGTTCGCTCATAAGCTCATCCAGACGGTTCATGGTGCGGGCTACACGCTCCGGGCACCGCATGAGGAGGCAGTATGA
- a CDS encoding sensor histidine kinase, with product MRGSLRTQLTLWNSVSLALLLTGVGVLVRYTVRSALMTSVSRAMERQVGKLPFGEGEQGPGAPPEGPGDGGGGFGMQGKPAPRGEEDITLTPRHFDLQGNALGFRSMLSQESFAVAAHEGRRDTRRIVLQGEPIQILSVPMLHAGRLTGVGQVGYRLTELEEAIATLDRTLLLLLPVGLLCASLGGILLTQRVLRRIHAVSVAAQEITAQVGVEDQALVRRLPVQGSDEFSELASVLNTLLGRQEEAWVQQYRALEQQRRFTGDASHELKSPLTVIKGTTSRALERTDVFTPEQYQHCLREIDQAADAMDRLVSDLLLLARSDSQQLGQQRIEVLASEILERALRLTPETAPPVTLQLPDPLVTLWGNEWELTRLFTNLLSNARRYTSPEGSVVVTVSAEEAWQVVRIADTGVGIAPEHLPHLGERFYRVDSSRNRGRGGTGLGLSICRSIVEAHGGQLVLTSALGEGTVVTVLLPPAREAGPPLAL from the coding sequence ATGAGAGGCTCACTGCGAACCCAGCTCACGCTCTGGAACAGTGTCTCCCTGGCGCTGTTGCTCACCGGGGTGGGGGTGTTGGTGCGCTACACCGTGCGCTCCGCCCTGATGACCTCGGTGAGCCGGGCGATGGAGCGGCAGGTGGGCAAGCTCCCCTTCGGCGAGGGAGAGCAAGGTCCTGGTGCCCCCCCTGAGGGCCCCGGTGATGGTGGCGGGGGCTTTGGAATGCAGGGGAAGCCCGCGCCTCGTGGTGAGGAGGATATCACGCTGACCCCGCGGCACTTCGATCTTCAGGGCAATGCTCTTGGGTTTCGGAGCATGCTTAGCCAGGAGTCGTTTGCGGTCGCAGCCCACGAGGGGCGTCGCGACACGCGACGGATCGTGCTTCAGGGGGAGCCTATCCAGATCCTCTCCGTGCCCATGCTCCACGCTGGACGCCTCACAGGAGTTGGCCAGGTTGGCTACCGCCTGACGGAGCTCGAGGAGGCGATTGCGACCCTGGACCGAACCCTGCTCTTGCTCTTGCCCGTGGGGCTGCTCTGTGCCTCTCTGGGGGGAATCCTCCTGACACAGCGGGTACTGCGGCGGATCCATGCGGTCTCGGTCGCGGCGCAGGAGATAACCGCTCAAGTGGGAGTCGAAGACCAGGCACTCGTCCGGCGACTTCCTGTACAGGGGAGCGATGAGTTCTCCGAGCTGGCGAGTGTCCTCAACACCCTCCTAGGGCGGCAAGAGGAGGCATGGGTGCAGCAGTACCGCGCCTTGGAGCAGCAGCGCCGCTTTACAGGAGATGCGAGCCACGAGCTGAAGTCTCCCCTCACGGTGATCAAGGGGACGACGAGCCGGGCTCTGGAGCGCACGGATGTCTTCACGCCGGAGCAGTACCAGCACTGTCTCCGGGAGATCGACCAAGCCGCCGATGCGATGGATCGCCTTGTCTCCGATCTTCTGCTCCTGGCACGCTCGGATAGCCAGCAGCTGGGACAACAGCGAATCGAGGTTCTGGCGAGCGAGATCCTGGAGCGTGCGCTTCGCCTCACGCCCGAGACCGCTCCCCCGGTGACCCTCCAGCTCCCCGATCCTCTGGTGACCCTCTGGGGAAATGAGTGGGAGCTGACCCGGCTCTTTACCAACCTGCTGAGCAATGCCCGTCGCTACACCTCTCCTGAGGGGAGTGTCGTGGTGACGGTCTCTGCGGAGGAGGCGTGGCAGGTGGTGCGGATCGCCGATACGGGAGTGGGGATCGCACCCGAGCACCTGCCACACCTAGGGGAGCGCTTCTACCGGGTGGATAGCTCGCGCAACCGAGGGCGCGGGGGGACGGGCCTAGGGCTCTCGATCTGCCGGAGCATTGTCGAGGCACACGGGGGGCAGCTGGTGCTCACAAGCGCACTGGGGGAGGGGACCGTGGTGACGGTCCTGCTCCCTCCTGCTCGGGAAGCAGGACCACCTCTTGCCCTCTAG
- a CDS encoding Spy/CpxP family protein refolding chaperone, producing MNRLALTFVALMVGGAALAQPPQEGGFGGQGGFGGQGGPGGQGGFGGQGGGRGGRGGGQGGFGGQGGFGGGPGGMMGGPGGMMGMNREVSAATIPLRVMATYLNLTDAQAGKIALIRDDMQDAMRPQMPRRQAQDPNADPAAGGRPDFQAMMQEMQANMQKAERKATTDTSAVLTDPQRVALSTLIKALKVMQDAGIRPEAATKLQLADDQLAKLAQGRTPDKVLSADQQTIAQSYMMPMMGRGGQGGPGGPGGGFGGPGGPGGQGGFGGQGGGRGGRGGGQGGQGGGFGGQGGGGGN from the coding sequence ATGAACCGATTGGCTTTAACGTTTGTTGCATTGATGGTGGGTGGCGCTGCACTGGCACAGCCCCCACAAGAAGGTGGCTTTGGCGGTCAGGGAGGCTTCGGGGGCCAGGGTGGCCCCGGCGGTCAAGGAGGATTCGGCGGCCAGGGCGGTGGACGCGGTGGTCGTGGAGGCGGTCAGGGTGGCTTTGGAGGACAAGGCGGCTTTGGCGGCGGACCGGGGGGCATGATGGGTGGCCCCGGTGGGATGATGGGCATGAACCGCGAGGTCAGCGCCGCAACCATCCCGCTTCGGGTGATGGCAACCTACCTCAACCTGACCGATGCCCAGGCCGGCAAGATCGCCCTGATCCGCGACGATATGCAGGATGCTATGCGTCCCCAGATGCCCCGCCGTCAGGCACAGGACCCGAATGCGGACCCCGCCGCCGGAGGTCGTCCCGACTTCCAGGCGATGATGCAGGAGATGCAGGCCAACATGCAGAAGGCCGAGCGCAAGGCGACCACCGACACCAGCGCGGTCCTCACCGATCCGCAGCGGGTGGCCCTCAGCACGCTGATCAAGGCGCTCAAGGTGATGCAGGACGCCGGAATCCGCCCCGAGGCAGCCACCAAGCTCCAGCTCGCCGATGACCAGCTAGCGAAGCTGGCTCAAGGGCGCACGCCGGACAAGGTACTCAGCGCCGACCAGCAGACAATCGCCCAAAGCTACATGATGCCAATGATGGGCCGTGGCGGTCAGGGTGGCCCCGGAGGACCCGGTGGCGGCTTCGGTGGTCCCGGTGGCCCCGGCGGACAGGGTGGTTTTGGTGGCCAAGGCGGCGGACGCGGAGGCCGTGGCGGTGGTCAGGGTGGCCAAGGCGGGGGCTTTGGCGGCCAGGGCGGCGGCGGCGGCAACTAG
- a CDS encoding response regulator transcription factor codes for MARLLLVEDEELLGEMIVEGLEAARHEVTWCRNGAEGFERACEGGWAAILLDLMLPGLDGWSICRRLRDRRDPTPILMLTARDEVEEKVRGLELGADDYLTKPFAFPELKARIAALLRRERLQRRRTLSVADLVIDTELHEVTRGGKQVSLTRREFDLLEALAARVGHVVSKETLRGIWGGDSEVGSNTIDVHMVSLRRKLDSDRSESERLFHTVYGVGYILREPAESAPK; via the coding sequence ATGGCACGTTTACTACTAGTCGAAGATGAGGAGCTCCTCGGGGAGATGATCGTGGAGGGGCTGGAGGCTGCTCGCCACGAGGTCACCTGGTGTCGCAACGGTGCGGAGGGGTTTGAGCGGGCGTGTGAGGGCGGCTGGGCGGCGATCTTGCTGGACCTGATGCTACCAGGGCTCGATGGCTGGAGTATCTGCCGACGCCTGCGGGACCGCCGCGACCCCACTCCTATCCTCATGCTCACGGCGCGGGATGAGGTGGAGGAGAAGGTACGGGGGCTGGAGCTAGGAGCCGACGACTACCTCACCAAGCCCTTTGCCTTCCCCGAGCTCAAAGCCCGGATCGCGGCGCTCCTACGGCGGGAGCGGCTCCAGCGGCGCCGGACCCTGAGTGTGGCGGACCTGGTGATCGACACGGAGCTCCACGAGGTCACGCGCGGGGGCAAGCAGGTAAGCCTCACCCGGCGTGAGTTCGATCTTCTGGAGGCGCTGGCGGCACGTGTGGGACATGTGGTGAGTAAAGAGACCCTGCGTGGGATCTGGGGCGGCGACTCGGAGGTGGGCTCCAATACGATCGATGTCCACATGGTCTCGCTGCGCCGCAAGCTCGATAGCGACCGCTCGGAGAGTGAGCGGCTCTTTCACACGGTCTATGGGGTGGGCTATATCCTGCGCGAGCCCGCAGAGAGCGCTCCCAAATGA
- a CDS encoding sensor histidine kinase yields the protein MKLSLTWRARLLNGALSGLALVALVALAQSRIRTVLYHAVDEAVTSQAQTMLEMHRREPDQGPPEFRRPGGFGNGPEEHRGPDGQGRPEGHNGPRRRGPGGPGFVIRFGSTALLPPRFIPLQPRTGEHHEAPWAPEGVAAATRQGTDLREVRGPNNKILHVYSVRSEGIVLQTAADLDQTNLALAEIGNALYGLILPVGLLMALLGALLTDIAFSPIRKLTRVAASLQPTNLAERLPAPGGGDTFDQLVTVLNAMLGRLEGAFVRQKRFTADASHELRTPLAVIKAATSFLLEGDDPLTERQRRTLSRADRTVDRANTLVSDLLLLARSENGTLTTQLETVELPELLSEAIRAAEAGQPSPHAPVLLDAEPQPITTDPKLVHRLIVNLVSNALRHTGAEGRVTVHASLTDKLVLTIADTGEGIAAEHLERLGEPFYRPDASRAREQGGVGLGLALCKEIASTLGGELVIESTLGEGTMVRVSLPAGH from the coding sequence ATGAAGCTCTCTCTCACCTGGCGTGCGCGCCTGCTCAACGGAGCCCTGAGTGGGCTAGCGCTCGTCGCGCTGGTGGCGCTGGCCCAGAGCCGCATCCGCACGGTGCTCTACCATGCAGTCGATGAGGCGGTGACCTCGCAGGCCCAGACCATGCTGGAGATGCACCGGCGCGAGCCCGACCAAGGCCCCCCGGAGTTTCGGCGTCCTGGTGGGTTTGGCAACGGCCCCGAGGAGCACCGAGGGCCAGACGGACAGGGGCGACCGGAGGGGCACAACGGCCCGCGCCGGCGTGGGCCGGGTGGCCCGGGGTTTGTGATCCGCTTTGGGAGCACGGCGCTCCTGCCCCCGCGCTTCATTCCCCTGCAGCCCCGGACGGGAGAGCACCACGAGGCTCCCTGGGCACCGGAGGGAGTGGCCGCCGCGACCCGCCAAGGCACCGATCTGCGGGAGGTCCGTGGCCCCAATAACAAGATTCTTCATGTCTACTCCGTGCGCTCCGAGGGGATCGTCCTCCAGACCGCCGCCGACCTCGACCAGACCAACCTCGCCTTGGCGGAGATTGGCAACGCGCTCTATGGGCTGATCCTGCCGGTGGGGCTGCTCATGGCGCTTCTGGGGGCCCTGCTCACCGATATCGCCTTCTCCCCGATCCGCAAGCTCACCCGTGTCGCTGCCTCGCTCCAGCCCACCAACCTGGCAGAGCGCCTGCCTGCACCGGGAGGGGGCGACACGTTCGACCAGCTGGTGACCGTCCTCAACGCGATGCTCGGGCGGCTGGAGGGGGCGTTCGTGCGCCAGAAGCGCTTCACCGCTGATGCGAGCCACGAGCTTCGGACACCTCTGGCCGTGATCAAGGCCGCGACCAGCTTCTTGTTGGAGGGCGACGATCCCCTCACGGAGCGCCAGCGCCGCACCCTCTCCCGCGCGGACCGGACCGTGGACCGTGCCAACACGCTGGTCTCGGATCTGCTACTCCTGGCGCGCTCGGAGAACGGGACTCTGACAACCCAGCTGGAGACGGTCGAGCTCCCGGAGCTGCTCTCGGAGGCCATTCGTGCCGCGGAGGCGGGGCAGCCCTCGCCCCATGCGCCTGTCTTGCTGGATGCCGAGCCGCAGCCCATCACAACCGACCCCAAGCTGGTCCACCGCCTGATTGTGAACCTTGTCAGCAACGCGCTCCGCCACACCGGTGCCGAGGGCAGGGTAACAGTCCATGCCTCTCTCACCGACAAGCTGGTCTTAACCATCGCGGACACCGGCGAGGGAATCGCGGCGGAGCACCTAGAGCGCCTTGGGGAGCCTTTCTACCGCCCCGATGCCTCGCGTGCCCGTGAGCAAGGCGGTGTCGGCTTGGGGCTGGCGCTGTGCAAGGAGATCGCCTCCACACTGGGCGGCGAGCTGGTGATCGAGAGCACGCTGGGCGAGGGCACCATGGTCCGGGTGAGCCTGCCCGCCGGGCATTGA
- a CDS encoding c-type cytochrome, whose protein sequence is MMKTFFGTVSALFLLTIALFGCSKPGEGGSAAAQTASGKAIFESKDCGNCHGPGKRAPELTHLGAEHDAAWIVAHIKNPKTHNPGSRMPAYEGKMSESDLQAIGSYLASLK, encoded by the coding sequence ATGATGAAAACATTCTTTGGGACTGTGTCCGCTCTTTTTCTCCTCACCATTGCACTCTTTGGCTGTAGTAAACCCGGCGAGGGGGGCTCTGCTGCGGCGCAGACCGCCTCTGGGAAGGCGATTTTTGAGTCGAAAGACTGTGGTAACTGTCATGGACCCGGCAAGCGGGCTCCAGAGCTCACGCATCTCGGTGCGGAGCACGATGCCGCATGGATCGTGGCGCATATAAAGAATCCAAAGACACACAATCCGGGCTCACGGATGCCTGCCTACGAAGGCAAGATGAGCGAGAGTGATCTCCAGGCGATAGGTAGCTACCTGGCAAGCCTGAAATAG
- a CDS encoding EF-hand domain-containing protein: MKRQILALTALALCGAVAFAQGGFGGQGGGRGGREGREGGEHREGGERGGFGGRGMMRMNPLMKALDKDGNGELSAAEIAGAAAALKALDKNKDGKLTEDELRPPMPPGGFGGGPGGMMGGPPDPAQMVNMILANDKNKDGKLAKAELPERMQGMFSKADTNKDGFLSKDELTKFVSSMGPGPGGPGGPGGPGGGFPGGQRPR; encoded by the coding sequence ATGAAACGACAGATTTTAGCACTGACTGCCCTCGCGCTCTGTGGCGCGGTGGCATTTGCCCAGGGCGGCTTTGGGGGCCAGGGCGGTGGCCGAGGTGGGCGCGAGGGCCGCGAGGGCGGCGAGCACCGTGAAGGCGGCGAGCGCGGCGGCTTTGGCGGCCGAGGTATGATGCGGATGAACCCGCTGATGAAGGCCCTCGATAAAGACGGCAATGGCGAGCTCTCCGCGGCGGAGATCGCGGGGGCTGCGGCGGCGCTGAAGGCTCTCGATAAGAACAAAGACGGCAAGCTGACCGAAGACGAGCTACGCCCGCCGATGCCTCCGGGGGGCTTTGGCGGCGGGCCTGGCGGGATGATGGGTGGCCCCCCCGACCCAGCCCAGATGGTCAATATGATCCTGGCCAACGACAAGAACAAGGATGGCAAGCTCGCCAAGGCGGAGCTCCCCGAGCGCATGCAGGGGATGTTTAGCAAGGCCGATACCAACAAAGACGGCTTCCTCTCCAAGGACGAGCTAACCAAGTTTGTCTCCAGCATGGGGCCTGGCCCTGGTGGTCCGGGTGGCCCCGGCGGCCCTGGCGGTGGCTTCCCTGGTGGTCAGCGTCCTCGCTAG